A genomic stretch from Bradyrhizobium quebecense includes:
- a CDS encoding GNAT family N-acetyltransferase, giving the protein MTALHLDDLKQYSDVLRAKNGSEIKVRFVEPRDREELQAYIRSLSAGSRYNRFLGALSELPKMELERFIHVGEADRFTVVATMLVDGFETIVGEARYAFHADTSSVEFGLSIDDRWQGHGIGKALLKNLECRAASFGAERIFGDALRSNATMIGLARKSGYAFTASPGDWKLVRFAKEIYVEPQDIPCASWRLAATSRSATMSSLAV; this is encoded by the coding sequence ATGACTGCGCTGCATCTCGACGATCTCAAGCAATACTCTGATGTGCTGCGCGCCAAGAACGGCAGCGAGATCAAGGTGCGCTTCGTCGAGCCGCGCGATCGTGAAGAGCTGCAGGCTTACATCCGCTCGCTCTCCGCCGGGTCCCGTTACAACCGCTTCCTGGGTGCACTAAGCGAGCTGCCGAAGATGGAGCTCGAGCGTTTTATTCACGTCGGCGAGGCTGACCGGTTCACGGTGGTCGCGACGATGCTGGTCGATGGTTTTGAGACCATCGTCGGCGAAGCCCGCTACGCCTTCCATGCCGATACGTCGAGCGTCGAGTTCGGCCTGTCGATCGATGACCGGTGGCAGGGCCACGGCATTGGCAAGGCGCTGCTGAAGAATCTCGAATGCCGCGCGGCGTCTTTCGGAGCCGAGCGCATCTTCGGCGACGCGCTGCGGTCCAACGCCACGATGATCGGTCTCGCCCGCAAGTCCGGCTATGCCTTCACTGCGAGCCCCGGCGATTGGAAGCTGGTGCGCTTTGCGAAAGAGATCTACGTCGAACCACAAGACATTCCCTGTGCCAGCTGGCGGCTTGCCGCCACTTCCCGCTCGGCCACGATGTCCTCGCTTGCGGTTTGA
- a CDS encoding enoyl-CoA hydratase: protein MTHEIKIETGTDELLCVIRDRVAVITLNRPDARNSLSDTLTPALRTMIRTCGENPEVGVLLVTGAGKAFCAGGNVKGMGANRDPKKLEMSYEDKVADLQERQRLLTGALASVRKPTIAALPGPAVGAGLAIAMACDIRIAAQSAFISTGYLRVALSGDYGMAWLLTRLVGTSRARELMFTSEKVDAARCEQIGLVNRVVPDETLQDEAFALAKSMAEGPTLALRYMKDNLDEALQFDFATARDHEAERLIRLTTTADHKEAVQAFIEKRKPVFRGN, encoded by the coding sequence ATGACCCACGAAATCAAGATCGAGACCGGCACCGACGAACTGCTCTGCGTGATCCGCGACCGCGTCGCCGTCATCACGCTGAACCGTCCGGACGCCCGCAATTCGCTGTCGGACACGCTCACGCCGGCGCTGCGCACGATGATCCGGACCTGCGGCGAGAACCCCGAGGTCGGCGTGCTGCTCGTCACCGGCGCCGGCAAGGCGTTCTGCGCCGGCGGCAACGTCAAGGGCATGGGCGCCAATCGCGATCCAAAGAAGCTCGAAATGTCCTATGAGGACAAGGTCGCCGACTTGCAGGAGCGCCAGCGCCTGCTCACCGGCGCGCTGGCCTCGGTACGGAAGCCGACCATTGCCGCGCTGCCCGGCCCGGCGGTGGGCGCCGGCCTTGCGATCGCGATGGCCTGCGACATCCGGATCGCCGCACAATCCGCCTTCATCTCGACCGGCTATCTGCGCGTGGCGCTGAGCGGCGACTACGGCATGGCCTGGCTCTTGACGCGCCTGGTCGGCACCTCGCGCGCCCGCGAGCTGATGTTCACGTCCGAGAAGGTCGATGCCGCAAGATGCGAGCAGATCGGCCTCGTCAACCGCGTGGTGCCGGACGAGACGCTGCAGGACGAGGCGTTCGCGCTGGCGAAGTCGATGGCCGAAGGCCCGACGCTCGCGCTGCGCTACATGAAGGACAATCTCGACGAGGCACTGCAGTTCGACTTCGCCACCGCGCGCGACCACGAAGCCGAGCGGCTGATCCGCTTGACCACAACGGCCGATCACAAGGAGGCGGTGCAGGCCTTCATCGAGAAGCGCAAGCCGGTGTTTAGGGGTAATTGA
- a CDS encoding DUF1127 domain-containing protein — protein sequence MSILTHESMTNHHTPGLLNQVSDTLHVWWDRYERRRELSQWTERDLHDIGMSRSDIVFETDKPFWRA from the coding sequence ATGTCCATTTTGACCCATGAATCGATGACAAATCATCATACGCCTGGGCTACTGAACCAGGTCAGCGACACGCTGCACGTCTGGTGGGATCGCTATGAGCGCCGCCGCGAGCTGTCGCAGTGGACCGAGCGCGACCTGCACGACATCGGCATGTCCCGCAGCGACATCGTTTTCGAGACCGACAAGCCGTTCTGGCGGGCCTGA